One region of Halohasta litchfieldiae genomic DNA includes:
- a CDS encoding ABC transporter ATP-binding protein, translated as MKETNSIPTPDASVDVTDLRVRFGSVTALDDVSLSIRDGEFFTLVGPSGCGKTTLLRSIAGLETPSEGQVIIDGREVTAEPPESRNIGIVFQNYALFPHMSVAENIAYGLRFHDLSGDRDPDERVAELLELVDLAGFGDREPDQLSGGQQQRVALARALAPEPDVLLLDEPLSALDARLRKQLRVQIKTIQRELDITTVYVTHDQAEALAISDRIAVMQDGQLQQVDTPEAVYRDPASRAVAEFIGDNNVFSGRVTDDGSQLSIEGGLLPLPTGTDTADGTSVTLSIRPELLSIYTDNQPVDGQTLSATVNTVEFLGDAYHVHCLWNNRTIVVKAAATTPPKGEVTLQFDADDIHIL; from the coding sequence ATGAAAGAAACAAACAGTATACCGACACCCGATGCGAGCGTCGACGTGACGGACCTCAGAGTCAGGTTCGGCAGTGTGACTGCTCTCGACGACGTTTCGCTGTCCATCCGTGATGGTGAGTTCTTCACCCTTGTTGGGCCCTCGGGCTGTGGGAAAACGACACTACTGCGTTCGATTGCTGGACTGGAAACTCCCTCGGAGGGACAAGTGATCATCGACGGACGAGAGGTCACCGCGGAGCCACCGGAATCCCGGAATATTGGCATTGTCTTCCAGAACTACGCGCTGTTCCCCCACATGAGCGTCGCCGAAAACATCGCCTACGGGCTGCGGTTCCACGACCTCTCGGGCGACCGCGACCCCGACGAGCGTGTCGCGGAATTGTTGGAGTTGGTCGACCTCGCGGGCTTCGGCGACCGTGAGCCGGACCAACTGTCGGGTGGGCAGCAACAGCGCGTCGCGCTGGCCCGAGCGCTGGCTCCCGAGCCGGATGTACTTCTGTTGGACGAACCCCTGTCGGCGCTCGATGCGCGGCTCCGCAAACAGCTCCGGGTACAGATCAAAACCATCCAGCGCGAGCTAGATATTACGACCGTCTACGTCACCCACGATCAGGCCGAAGCGTTGGCAATCAGCGACCGGATCGCCGTGATGCAGGACGGGCAGCTCCAGCAGGTCGACACGCCGGAGGCGGTGTACCGCGATCCGGCTTCCCGCGCAGTCGCCGAGTTCATCGGCGACAACAACGTGTTCAGCGGGCGCGTCACCGACGACGGCTCGCAGCTTTCGATTGAGGGTGGATTACTACCGCTTCCAACCGGAACCGACACAGCAGACGGCACATCGGTGACGCTGTCGATCCGACCCGAACTGCTGTCGATTTATACGGACAATCAACCGGTCGACGGCCAGACACTGTCAGCGACGGTCAACACAGTCGAATTCCTCGGGGATGCCTACCATGTACACTGTCTGTGGAACAACCGTACTATCGTCGTGAAAGCAGCCGCCACCACACCGCCGAAGGGCGAGGTCACACTCCAGTTCGATGCCGACGATATCCACATACTGTGA
- a CDS encoding 50S ribosomal protein L16, whose protein sequence is MGEKPASMYRDIDKPSYTRRDYITGIPQSKVAQHSMGDLQADPDDYPVQISLVSEEAVQLRHGSLESSRLSANRHLLKTLGEGNYKMLLRKFPHQILRENKQATGAGADRVSDGMRQSFGKIVGTAARMGADEPIFTAYCTAEQAPVVKEAFRRAYNKISPPCRIVVERGEDLLVS, encoded by the coding sequence ATGGGAGAGAAACCTGCCTCGATGTACAGGGATATCGACAAGCCCTCGTACACACGACGTGACTACATCACCGGTATTCCGCAGTCGAAGGTCGCACAGCACAGCATGGGAGACCTCCAGGCCGATCCCGACGACTACCCCGTCCAGATCAGCCTCGTCTCCGAAGAGGCCGTTCAGCTCCGCCACGGCTCCCTTGAGTCCTCGCGGCTCTCGGCCAACCGCCACCTGCTGAAAACTCTCGGTGAGGGCAACTACAAGATGCTGCTTCGGAAGTTCCCTCACCAGATCCTTCGGGAAAACAAACAGGCAACCGGCGCGGGTGCCGACCGTGTTTCCGACGGAATGCGCCAGTCGTTCGGTAAAATCGTCGGCACGGCCGCCCGCATGGGTGCCGACGAGCCGATCTTCACGGCCTACTGTACCGCCGAGCAGGCCCCAGTCGTCAAGGAAGCGTTCCGACGCGCCTACAACAAGATCTCGCCGCCGTGCCGCATCGTTGTCGAGCGTGGCGAAGATCTCCTCGTCTCGTAA
- a CDS encoding NRDE family protein: MCTLVFAWQVFPDSPIVAAANRDEALGRPSEPPSQYLDGVTGPTAIAPRDSTAGGTWIGYNEAGLFVAITNRWVDREGERSRGQLVADCLGLQSASEALDHVRESTATDAYAGFNLVVADPDRAALLEWDGDLAVTDFDPGVHVIVNVGADGDFFEPAARPEVGRQQADNAETLRTALKPKDRETADQWVDRAGDALGNHEYGVCVHGDGFGTRSASLIQLIQKEDKIVDRYWFADGPPCRTSLKRVTESL; the protein is encoded by the coding sequence GTGTGTACGCTCGTCTTTGCGTGGCAGGTGTTTCCTGACTCGCCTATCGTTGCTGCCGCCAATCGTGATGAGGCGCTGGGTCGACCATCCGAACCCCCGAGTCAGTATCTCGACGGAGTTACCGGGCCGACTGCAATCGCGCCACGTGACAGCACCGCGGGTGGGACGTGGATCGGCTACAACGAGGCGGGGCTGTTCGTTGCGATCACCAATCGGTGGGTCGACCGTGAGGGCGAACGCTCGCGGGGGCAGCTAGTCGCCGACTGTCTCGGTCTCCAGTCAGCCAGCGAGGCCCTCGACCACGTCAGGGAGTCGACTGCGACCGACGCCTACGCAGGCTTCAATCTCGTTGTGGCCGATCCCGACCGCGCTGCACTACTGGAGTGGGATGGTGACCTCGCTGTGACCGACTTCGATCCCGGCGTCCACGTCATCGTCAACGTCGGCGCGGATGGCGATTTCTTCGAACCGGCGGCTCGGCCCGAAGTGGGTCGACAGCAGGCTGACAACGCCGAGACGCTTCGGACTGCGCTCAAACCCAAAGACAGAGAGACCGCCGATCAGTGGGTCGACCGGGCGGGCGATGCGCTCGGCAACCACGAGTACGGTGTCTGTGTTCACGGTGATGGGTTCGGCACGCGGTCGGCATCGTTGATTCAGCTCATACAAAAGGAAGACAAGATCGTCGACCGCTACTGGTTTGCGGATGGTCCACCCTGCAGGACATCACTTAAACGAGTCACAGAGAGCCTCTAA
- a CDS encoding DUF2797 domain-containing protein produces the protein MQIVGYDSSTGGLLVSDSDGLTYRELDPGAELEYTLGERHCAGTVHDDSHIACENSAAPYCPDHQHTWVCARCTGSCLKDEMDCFDDHAIYLAAFAPDQFKVGVTKEWRLETRLREQGADRAAHIRTVDDGRIARRLEAEIAEEIPDRVRVPTKLAGLGQSVDASAWQNLLDQFDPIETFTFDYGLGLESQPVDETIATGTVRGTKGRLLVVDRGGSTYAVDMRNLVGYEVTDGRSSRELQSSLGSF, from the coding sequence GTGCAGATCGTGGGCTACGATTCGTCGACGGGTGGGCTACTGGTGAGCGACAGCGATGGCCTCACCTACCGTGAACTCGACCCGGGAGCTGAACTCGAATACACTCTCGGCGAGCGCCACTGCGCCGGAACGGTTCACGACGATAGTCACATCGCCTGCGAAAACTCAGCCGCCCCCTACTGCCCGGATCACCAACACACGTGGGTTTGTGCCCGCTGTACCGGCAGCTGTCTCAAGGATGAGATGGACTGCTTCGATGATCACGCGATCTATCTCGCCGCCTTCGCACCCGACCAGTTCAAAGTCGGCGTCACCAAGGAGTGGCGGCTTGAGACGCGGCTCCGCGAGCAGGGTGCAGATCGGGCAGCCCACATCCGAACCGTCGACGATGGCCGAATCGCCCGTCGACTGGAGGCCGAGATCGCCGAGGAGATCCCGGATCGCGTGCGGGTGCCAACCAAACTGGCTGGCCTCGGCCAGTCGGTCGACGCGTCGGCGTGGCAGAATCTTCTCGACCAGTTCGATCCAATCGAGACGTTCACATTCGACTACGGGCTCGGCCTTGAGAGCCAGCCAGTCGACGAGACGATAGCGACCGGCACTGTTCGCGGGACAAAAGGGCGACTGTTAGTGGTTGATCGAGGTGGGTCGACCTACGCGGTCGATATGCGGAATTTGGTTGGCTACGAGGTCACAGACGGGCGGAGTAGTCGGGAGCTACAGTCGAGTCTCGGCTCGTTTTAA
- a CDS encoding universal stress protein, producing MLSRVLVPMDDSDHAAEALEYALDNHPEADVTVLHVVGVPSMMMGDVVALALDEDISEAAADRAEPAFERAREIGDERDREIKTVVGIGHPTRNILDRAEDYDTIVVGAHGADWSRASRQFLVGNVAETVSKRAPIPVIIVR from the coding sequence ATGCTCTCACGAGTTCTTGTGCCGATGGATGATTCCGACCATGCCGCTGAAGCCCTCGAATACGCTCTTGACAACCATCCTGAAGCCGATGTTACCGTCTTACACGTCGTCGGCGTCCCATCGATGATGATGGGTGATGTAGTGGCTCTCGCTCTCGATGAGGATATCAGTGAGGCTGCCGCTGACCGTGCCGAGCCAGCGTTCGAACGCGCCCGTGAGATCGGCGACGAGCGTGATCGGGAAATCAAAACGGTGGTCGGCATCGGCCACCCTACCCGAAATATTCTCGACCGAGCTGAGGACTACGATACGATTGTGGTTGGTGCCCACGGTGCAGATTGGAGTCGTGCGTCGCGACAGTTTCTTGTCGGAAACGTGGCTGAGACAGTGTCTAAACGGGCTCCAATTCCCGTAATCATCGTCCGCTGA
- a CDS encoding methyl-accepting chemotaxis protein, producing the protein MSQSGGDADSELPSTQFQLAEKYRDLSETAAKVQLQERSKELSAITRANELFSDLGQPIGELIDTYVSELPQWFQYPSVTEAQIAAGDQIAESSGFERTADPLTHEAVTENGTRIVIDVVYTEDRPAEDDGPWLTEEHDLVETLLGFIKGHLNQLEHRQQIEQQLQQQQIVADDVESGVQTVKQTADEMSASTDEISDHARNSADSMSEVAREISDMSATVEEIASTAEEVAATSANAEDLAEEGRDAATEAIDVMQRVDESTQDVSTDVGTLQDRIDEIDEIVEVINEIADQTNILALNASIEAARAGEAGEGFAVVADEVKSLAGESQEHATEIENMIEEIKSDADDTVASLEETTHQVDQGIDKVENAMDTLQDIAQAVQEASEGIQEVSSATDDQAVSTEEVASMVTELVDETEAVASEIEKIAAANEKQADNVDDISRSIRQLTNN; encoded by the coding sequence ATGAGTCAGTCTGGTGGGGATGCGGACTCGGAGCTTCCCTCGACGCAGTTTCAGTTGGCCGAGAAGTACAGGGACCTCAGCGAGACGGCCGCCAAGGTACAGCTCCAAGAGCGGAGCAAAGAGCTGTCAGCGATCACACGCGCCAACGAGTTGTTCAGCGACCTCGGCCAACCAATCGGAGAACTGATCGATACCTACGTCAGCGAGCTTCCGCAGTGGTTCCAGTACCCCAGCGTGACCGAGGCCCAGATCGCCGCCGGGGATCAGATTGCCGAATCGAGCGGCTTCGAACGAACCGCCGATCCGCTGACCCACGAGGCGGTGACCGAGAACGGAACTCGGATCGTGATCGATGTCGTCTACACCGAGGATCGACCCGCCGAGGACGACGGCCCATGGCTCACCGAGGAACACGACCTCGTGGAGACGCTGCTCGGCTTTATTAAGGGCCACCTCAACCAGTTGGAGCACCGACAGCAGATCGAACAACAGCTCCAACAACAGCAGATCGTCGCCGATGACGTCGAATCCGGCGTTCAAACGGTCAAACAGACTGCCGACGAAATGTCAGCGAGCACCGACGAGATCAGCGACCACGCCCGCAACTCGGCGGATTCGATGAGCGAGGTCGCCCGAGAGATTTCGGATATGTCGGCGACCGTCGAGGAAATTGCCTCGACCGCCGAGGAGGTTGCGGCGACGAGCGCGAACGCCGAAGACCTCGCCGAGGAGGGCCGGGATGCCGCGACCGAAGCCATCGACGTGATGCAGCGCGTCGACGAGTCGACCCAAGACGTCTCGACCGATGTCGGCACTCTGCAGGACCGAATCGATGAGATCGACGAGATCGTCGAAGTCATCAACGAGATCGCCGACCAAACGAACATTCTCGCACTGAACGCCTCCATTGAGGCTGCACGCGCCGGTGAAGCGGGCGAAGGGTTTGCAGTCGTCGCCGACGAGGTCAAATCACTGGCCGGCGAATCCCAAGAACACGCCACCGAGATCGAAAACATGATCGAGGAGATCAAATCTGATGCCGACGATACGGTGGCCAGCCTCGAAGAGACTACCCATCAGGTCGACCAAGGAATCGACAAAGTCGAAAACGCGATGGACACGCTCCAAGATATCGCCCAAGCCGTCCAAGAGGCCTCCGAAGGTATTCAGGAGGTCTCAAGCGCGACCGACGATCAGGCCGTCTCGACCGAGGAGGTCGCCAGCATGGTCACCGAGTTGGTCGACGAGACCGAAGCTGTCGCCAGCGAGATCGAGAAGATCGCTGCGGCGAATGAAAAACAGGCCGACAACGTCGACGATATCAGCCGGAGCATCCGGCAGTTAACGAACAACTAA
- a CDS encoding ribonuclease P protein component 4, with protein sequence MSIAEERIDILFDLAKERTSAGEFDRSREYIRLARRISERNRCGLPREFKRFTCKQCDVALRPGVNARVRLNNGHVVVRCDCGATQRYPYE encoded by the coding sequence ATGAGCATCGCTGAGGAGCGAATCGATATTCTGTTCGATCTCGCCAAGGAACGAACCTCCGCTGGCGAGTTCGACCGCTCGCGGGAGTATATTCGGCTGGCTCGCCGGATTTCCGAGCGAAACCGTTGTGGGCTCCCCCGTGAGTTCAAACGGTTTACCTGCAAGCAGTGCGACGTCGCGCTCCGCCCCGGTGTCAACGCCCGGGTGCGACTCAACAACGGCCACGTCGTCGTTCGGTGTGACTGTGGCGCAACCCAGCGCTATCCGTATGAATAG
- a CDS encoding ATP-grasp domain-containing protein, translating into MLRLAVSTSSETFDRIREPLADRGIEIGHLQAKERLIQLTGREPVDPTAEFDVGFVYPGRLMEGAAIDAVHDLPWVNSRESVLTSRNKGGVIAALDAANLPVPESVMLSNPVDESVVTDAVGDLSFPVVIKPNSATRGVGVAKAADMDSLLGIVDYLNLIHDFRSTGDKSYLIQEYLPDARDYRVMVVDGDCVGAVERRLPEKLADGRWKHNVHRGAEATGIELPAEHQQLAEQVAEVLGISYLGVDLLETPDRLVVNETNARPTVDAATKYDEDFYDRLATLINRTANTA; encoded by the coding sequence ATGCTCCGGCTCGCGGTCTCGACCAGCTCCGAAACCTTCGACCGAATACGCGAGCCACTCGCTGATCGCGGCATCGAAATCGGCCATCTACAGGCCAAAGAGCGGTTGATTCAGCTCACTGGCCGCGAGCCAGTCGACCCCACAGCCGAGTTCGATGTCGGTTTTGTTTATCCCGGTCGACTGATGGAGGGCGCAGCCATCGACGCGGTCCACGACCTCCCGTGGGTCAATAGCCGCGAGTCAGTCCTCACCTCTCGAAACAAAGGTGGCGTCATCGCGGCCCTCGATGCCGCCAACCTGCCGGTTCCCGAGAGCGTCATGCTCTCGAACCCGGTCGATGAGTCAGTCGTCACCGACGCAGTGGGCGACCTCTCGTTTCCAGTCGTCATCAAACCCAACTCCGCGACTCGGGGGGTCGGCGTCGCAAAGGCGGCCGATATGGATAGCCTGCTTGGGATCGTCGACTACCTCAACCTCATCCACGATTTCCGGTCGACCGGCGACAAATCCTATCTGATTCAGGAGTACCTACCGGATGCTCGGGACTACCGCGTGATGGTCGTGGATGGCGACTGTGTGGGAGCCGTTGAGCGTCGACTGCCCGAGAAACTCGCAGATGGTCGGTGGAAACACAACGTCCACCGCGGTGCGGAGGCGACTGGGATTGAACTGCCCGCCGAGCATCAGCAGCTTGCTGAGCAGGTTGCTGAGGTGCTTGGAATCTCGTATCTGGGTGTCGACCTGCTCGAAACTCCTGACCGACTCGTGGTCAACGAAACCAATGCCCGGCCAACCGTGGATGCAGCGACCAAGTACGACGAGGACTTCTATGATCGGCTGGCTACGCTTATCAACCGAACCGCGAACACAGCGTAG
- the cmk gene encoding (d)CMP kinase, whose translation MTNDDTSHLTPSDVTDEPIDSTLFITVSGPPGCGATTLCKRLSAAMDCPYVSGGDIFRELAEEKGFSLNQQTAAADTSDSIDRALDNKLQTIAEKWGAADKPFILESRLAGWLAGSHADLRLWLDAPDEVRLERIDGRVETEPEMQVREVSEAGRYQAYYDIDVDDREFYDIQLNTARWSKEGVFQLVRAAIESYDHDADEGAFDTPPVEL comes from the coding sequence ATGACCAATGATGATACATCCCATCTGACCCCGAGTGATGTGACCGACGAGCCGATTGACTCGACGCTGTTTATTACTGTTTCGGGGCCACCAGGCTGTGGGGCGACGACGCTCTGTAAGCGCCTCTCGGCGGCGATGGACTGTCCCTACGTCTCCGGGGGCGACATCTTCCGCGAGCTCGCCGAGGAGAAAGGGTTCAGTCTGAATCAGCAGACTGCTGCGGCCGACACGTCGGATTCAATCGACCGCGCACTCGACAACAAACTCCAGACGATTGCCGAAAAGTGGGGTGCGGCCGACAAACCGTTCATCCTCGAATCCCGGCTGGCGGGCTGGCTTGCTGGCTCCCACGCCGACCTGCGGCTCTGGTTGGATGCGCCCGACGAGGTTCGACTCGAACGGATCGACGGGCGGGTCGAAACCGAGCCCGAAATGCAGGTTCGCGAAGTCAGCGAGGCCGGTCGGTATCAGGCCTACTACGATATCGACGTCGACGACCGCGAGTTCTACGACATCCAGCTCAACACCGCCCGCTGGAGCAAAGAGGGCGTCTTCCAACTCGTGCGTGCGGCAATCGAATCCTACGATCACGACGCCGACGAGGGTGCCTTCGACACGCCGCCGGTCGAACTCTGA
- a CDS encoding outer membrane protein assembly factor BamB family protein — protein sequence MDERSPLPATSIGSRISRRSALAAAGSLLSVSVAGCLGLRERVSQTLSSTELRSLWTSDRTTEYGGNHHQFAAIDSVDEPRVVAPHSSLTGSDDCGVTAADGAGESAWTEPIDRTHCTPHAVGDIGTGVRDGGREVFTSTENGELLGFDAVSGDQTLDATVLDSIGYTAPVVGDFIGSNHVVAADFEGLIVAISPESEVVWSHDIDTRISTSPILTDLTGDSEQVLAIAHGRRSDSGVSVFGASGQRQWTEPVDATPRSFTTVTDGSDQLLAVGTRETAVCIDANGETQWTTPFGEVVSVGDSHDDQLLVAVNDGLLRSLSVADGTVSWEQSLVDGDETRLNAPVVGDPFGDGTPTIAATTYTGAVVLLDTAGEIIVRHEGDDSIHVSPQFVDLTGDGSDDLVSMDGHGRLSAFDVGDTA from the coding sequence ATGGATGAGCGTTCTCCACTGCCTGCCACGAGCATCGGCAGCAGAATCTCCCGTCGCAGCGCATTGGCTGCGGCCGGGAGTCTGCTGTCGGTCTCGGTAGCTGGCTGTCTCGGTCTCCGAGAACGGGTTTCGCAGACGCTCTCTTCGACCGAACTTAGATCGCTGTGGACGAGTGATCGGACAACCGAGTACGGCGGCAACCACCACCAGTTTGCCGCGATTGATAGCGTCGACGAGCCGAGAGTCGTCGCCCCCCATAGCAGTCTCACTGGGAGTGACGACTGTGGTGTCACCGCCGCCGACGGGGCCGGCGAGTCGGCGTGGACCGAACCCATCGACCGAACCCACTGCACCCCACACGCAGTCGGTGATATCGGCACTGGCGTTCGTGACGGCGGTCGTGAGGTGTTCACCAGCACCGAAAACGGCGAACTGCTGGGATTCGACGCAGTAAGCGGCGACCAAACACTCGACGCCACCGTACTCGACTCGATTGGCTACACCGCGCCCGTCGTCGGCGATTTTATTGGATCGAACCACGTTGTCGCCGCCGATTTCGAGGGGTTGATCGTCGCCATCAGCCCAGAGTCCGAGGTCGTCTGGAGCCACGATATCGACACGCGAATCAGTACATCGCCGATTCTCACGGACCTCACAGGCGACAGTGAGCAGGTTCTCGCCATCGCCCACGGTCGACGAAGCGATTCGGGAGTGTCGGTGTTCGGAGCCAGCGGCCAGCGGCAGTGGACCGAGCCGGTCGACGCAACGCCGCGGTCGTTCACGACGGTCACGGACGGCAGCGACCAACTGCTCGCGGTCGGCACCAGAGAGACCGCAGTCTGTATCGATGCGAACGGTGAGACCCAATGGACGACCCCGTTTGGAGAGGTGGTTTCTGTCGGCGACAGTCACGACGACCAGCTCCTCGTTGCGGTGAACGATGGTCTCCTGCGGTCGCTATCGGTCGCTGATGGGACCGTCAGTTGGGAGCAATCGCTGGTCGACGGCGACGAGACCCGGCTCAACGCGCCGGTCGTCGGTGATCCGTTCGGTGATGGAACTCCCACAATCGCCGCGACGACCTACACCGGGGCAGTCGTCCTGCTGGATACGGCGGGCGAGATCATTGTCCGTCACGAAGGCGACGACTCGATTCACGTCTCACCACAGTTTGTGGATCTCACCGGCGACGGGAGCGACGACCTCGTGAGTATGGATGGTCACGGTCGACTGAGCGCCTTCGACGTTGGCGACACAGCATAG
- a CDS encoding AAC(3) family N-acetyltransferase yields MSETYHAVRTVRNRAGMYLRRRLRPASATPVDERKLGAILDRYSDDTVFVHIGLSDINAAVEGNPFEFVLQALDSRFDSIMAPGFTPSFRKDDGRVYHKQFCAPRFGTFSKLFHAAADYRTDDATNSILVRGPSRFEDCDHHDSWAETGCFGLLDQENVRYLNIGTDWLTASQLHYIECYFDVPYVRTAAYDGILYHDETNHEQITQRSHEYRRPVTWNRAKISAYLASEGVLDRYNCNGLRLFAFNAREMREALAPKIAGDPYYLVT; encoded by the coding sequence GTGAGTGAAACGTACCACGCGGTTCGGACGGTACGGAACCGTGCGGGGATGTATCTCCGACGGCGGCTTCGGCCAGCCTCGGCTACTCCCGTCGACGAACGGAAGTTGGGGGCGATCCTCGACCGCTACAGCGATGACACCGTCTTCGTTCACATCGGGCTCAGCGACATCAATGCCGCCGTCGAGGGCAACCCGTTCGAATTCGTGCTGCAAGCCCTCGATAGCCGGTTCGACAGCATCATGGCCCCCGGCTTTACCCCCTCGTTTCGGAAAGACGATGGACGGGTCTACCACAAACAATTTTGTGCCCCACGGTTCGGGACGTTCTCGAAGCTGTTTCACGCTGCGGCTGACTACCGAACGGACGATGCGACCAACTCGATTTTGGTCCGTGGTCCCTCCCGCTTCGAGGACTGTGACCACCACGATAGCTGGGCCGAAACGGGCTGTTTTGGCCTGCTCGACCAAGAGAACGTTCGCTACCTGAATATCGGTACTGACTGGCTCACCGCCTCACAGCTCCATTATATCGAGTGCTACTTCGATGTGCCCTATGTTCGAACGGCTGCGTACGACGGCATCCTGTATCACGACGAGACCAACCACGAGCAGATTACCCAGCGGAGTCACGAGTACCGTAGGCCAGTGACGTGGAACCGAGCCAAAATCAGTGCGTATCTCGCAAGCGAGGGTGTTCTCGACCGGTATAATTGCAACGGGCTCCGGCTGTTCGCGTTCAACGCCCGTGAGATGCGTGAGGCACTCGCCCCGAAGATCGCCGGGGACCCATACTATCTGGTTACCTGA
- a CDS encoding universal stress protein codes for MYDKILVPTDGSNAAKKAVAEGIALAKRFNASLHAIYVIEYNNHPDRVKSELSTELATQGKRVLGDVSARADDKEVDITTQVIEPGQPVHQEIIEYGTEHDVDVVVMGTHGRTGLNRLVLGSVAERTLRISPIPVLTVHEASDIVSEFETILLPTDGSKTATTAATHAIQLAVMTDATLHVVHAVDLTIIAGEYGSGKVLDSLETAGQQAVDTVIERATDAGVQSVEASILSGSPSRAIADYAADRDVDLVVMGTHGRSGLERFLIGSVTEKVVRLAEMPVLSVSPSK; via the coding sequence ATGTATGACAAAATTCTCGTTCCAACAGATGGAAGCAATGCCGCAAAAAAAGCCGTTGCAGAAGGAATCGCTCTTGCCAAGCGGTTCAACGCATCTCTCCACGCCATCTATGTTATCGAATACAACAATCACCCCGACAGGGTCAAATCCGAACTTTCCACCGAGTTAGCTACCCAGGGAAAACGAGTGCTCGGCGATGTCTCCGCCAGAGCCGATGATAAAGAGGTCGACATCACGACCCAGGTCATCGAACCCGGCCAGCCAGTGCATCAGGAAATCATCGAGTATGGCACCGAACACGATGTCGACGTGGTGGTAATGGGAACCCACGGACGGACTGGACTGAACCGCCTGGTTCTTGGCAGCGTCGCCGAGCGAACGCTCCGGATCTCGCCGATACCGGTTCTCACCGTCCACGAAGCGTCCGATATCGTCTCGGAGTTCGAAACGATACTCCTACCGACCGATGGCAGTAAGACGGCCACTACAGCCGCAACACACGCGATACAACTCGCGGTAATGACTGATGCGACGCTCCACGTCGTTCACGCTGTCGACCTCACGATTATCGCGGGTGAGTACGGCAGTGGCAAAGTACTGGACTCATTGGAGACCGCAGGCCAACAGGCAGTCGACACCGTCATCGAACGCGCCACTGACGCGGGTGTCCAGTCGGTTGAGGCATCTATCCTGAGTGGGTCTCCCTCCAGAGCAATCGCCGACTACGCTGCTGATCGCGATGTCGACCTCGTCGTGATGGGAACGCATGGTCGAAGCGGTCTTGAGAGGTTCCTCATCGGGAGTGTGACCGAGAAAGTCGTCCGTCTCGCCGAGATGCCGGTGTTGTCGGTGTCGCCCTCAAAGTAG